The following coding sequences lie in one Moritella viscosa genomic window:
- a CDS encoding membrane protein, which yields MLKKLLTVILGLCLLLYPFAVYLGLNYVSPFWLALGLLALLLSRLVMLRGILNKMPWLLPATILGGLAIVTSLFTDSDIGFKLYPLMVNFAMLAVFAYSYLKPPTVIETFARLQDPNLPEHAVNYTRKVTLVWCGFFIINASISLYTALYSSFKVWTIYNGFIAYILIGSLCAVEFVVRLFVQRKHANNSEVISTNPSIATTQKEY from the coding sequence ATGTTGAAAAAACTACTTACAGTGATCTTGGGGTTATGCTTATTGCTTTACCCCTTTGCAGTATATTTAGGACTAAATTACGTTAGTCCTTTTTGGCTTGCGCTCGGCTTATTAGCTTTGTTACTGTCGCGCTTGGTGATGTTACGTGGTATCTTGAATAAAATGCCTTGGTTATTACCCGCGACGATTCTGGGAGGCTTGGCGATAGTTACCTCGTTATTCACAGACTCAGATATTGGTTTTAAGCTATATCCGTTGATGGTTAACTTTGCCATGCTGGCGGTATTTGCATATTCATACCTTAAACCGCCCACTGTCATTGAAACATTTGCGCGATTACAAGACCCGAACTTACCTGAGCATGCGGTTAATTACACACGTAAAGTAACCTTAGTTTGGTGTGGTTTTTTCATCATTAATGCCAGTATTTCATTGTATACGGCTTTATATAGCTCATTTAAAGTGTGGACTATTTATAACGGTTTTATCGCGTACATCTTGATTGGTAGTTTATGCGCCGTTGAATTTGTTGTACGCCTATTTGTGCAGCGAAAGCATGCGAATAATAGCGAAGTGATCAGTACTAATCCAAGTATTGCAACTACGCAAAAGGAATACTGA
- a CDS encoding putative thioesterase, whose amino-acid sequence MSKNSLLSESVIIDVPFHDCDPMQVVWHGNYARYFEVARSALLRKMNYDYEDMSQSGYVWPIVDMRVKYIASARYAQKIKVDAHLVEVESRLKMEYVITCLDTGQKLTKASTIQLAVDLETQELQFVTPAVFTDKLKGELNG is encoded by the coding sequence ATGAGCAAAAATAGTCTGTTATCAGAATCCGTTATTATTGACGTACCGTTTCATGATTGCGATCCGATGCAAGTCGTGTGGCACGGTAACTATGCACGTTACTTTGAAGTCGCTCGTAGTGCACTATTACGTAAAATGAATTATGACTATGAAGATATGAGTCAATCAGGTTACGTGTGGCCGATTGTTGATATGCGCGTGAAGTATATTGCTTCAGCACGTTATGCTCAGAAGATAAAAGTGGATGCACATTTAGTTGAAGTGGAATCTCGCTTGAAAATGGAGTATGTAATCACCTGCTTAGATACAGGTCAGAAGTTGACTAAAGCATCGACTATTCAGTTAGCTGTTGATTTAGAAACACAAGAATTGCAATTTGTGACACCTGCTGTCTTTACTGATAAGTTAAAGGGTGAACTGAATGGGTAG
- a CDS encoding acyl carrier protein, with product MTELKTELKQLIIAELDLEDIEVDDINDADALFVEGLGLDSIDALELGLILKKHYDIKIDANSEEIKHHFSSIDALSAFITQTRATA from the coding sequence ATGACTGAATTAAAAACAGAACTAAAACAGCTTATTATTGCCGAATTAGACCTTGAAGATATTGAAGTTGATGATATTAACGATGCGGATGCATTGTTTGTCGAAGGCTTAGGTTTAGACAGCATCGATGCGCTTGAGCTAGGTCTGATCTTAAAGAAACATTACGACATCAAAATCGATGCAAACTCGGAAGAGATTAAACACCATTTTTCGTCTATTGATGCACTAAGTGCATTTATTACTCAGACTCGTGCTACGGCTTAA
- a CDS encoding acyl carrier proteins → MQSREHIYQTLADILVEEFEIDADDINLSANLYTDLDLDSIDAIDLVIKLRDITNEKIEPEVFKLVRTVEDVVNEIEKLTLVK, encoded by the coding sequence ATGCAATCTAGAGAACATATTTACCAAACATTAGCCGATATCTTAGTTGAAGAATTTGAAATTGATGCAGACGACATCAACCTCAGTGCCAATTTATATACTGACTTAGATTTAGACAGTATTGATGCCATTGATTTAGTAATCAAATTACGTGACATTACTAACGAGAAAATTGAACCTGAAGTGTTTAAATTAGTGCGTACAGTAGAAGACGTTGTAAACGAAATCGAAAAACTTACGTTAGTAAAATAA
- a CDS encoding putative exported protein, whose product MGSWLRLLLLLSLAGNVFAADDAKDLSSGQIKGSVAPLVLLSQFKPLAIASGTFVQKKYFTVLKNPVISNGELFLDQALGFVWHTSKPIASTMILKEEGLFSIDHRQQQKQINNATPIATVLMSALSGDLAALESQFSLATTSLTKAAPSSQTCIELTPKDAVIAKVMRVIELCGKDTVDHLVLFETSGNRTEIELSLTAVDELPKAIREQL is encoded by the coding sequence ATGGGTAGTTGGCTACGACTGCTGCTCTTACTGTCATTGGCTGGCAATGTGTTTGCTGCCGATGATGCTAAAGATTTAAGCTCGGGTCAAATTAAAGGCTCTGTAGCACCACTGGTACTATTATCGCAGTTTAAACCGCTGGCGATAGCCAGTGGCACATTTGTGCAAAAAAAGTATTTCACGGTACTGAAGAATCCAGTGATCTCCAATGGTGAACTGTTTTTAGATCAAGCATTGGGTTTTGTCTGGCATACCAGTAAACCAATTGCATCGACCATGATACTCAAGGAAGAAGGGCTATTTTCCATCGACCATCGTCAACAGCAGAAGCAGATCAATAATGCCACGCCAATTGCAACCGTACTCATGAGTGCATTGTCTGGGGATCTTGCGGCGCTAGAAAGCCAATTTAGCTTAGCGACAACATCATTAACAAAAGCAGCACCTTCAAGTCAAACTTGTATTGAGTTAACGCCAAAAGACGCGGTGATAGCTAAAGTTATGCGGGTGATTGAGCTATGCGGGAAGGATACTGTCGATCATTTAGTATTATTTGAAACCTCTGGTAACCGTACCGAGATTGAGCTTAGTTTGACTGCGGTTGATGAACTGCCAAAGGCTATTCGTGAGCAACTCTAA
- a CDS encoding histidine ammonia-lyase: MATTKATIKFGESRLTIEDIVAIAKQEKHVSISDAPELTNKIDSALAFLDSLLKEDGVIYGVTTGYGDSVTVKVPLHLVHELPLHLTRFHGCGLGQLFSTVEGRAILATRLNSLAQGYSGVSWEMLHLLAAYLEHDIVPAIPQEGSVGASGDLTPLSYVAGALVGERDVYYKGQIRNSGEVMAELGLTPLVLRPKEGLAIMNGTAVMTAVACLAFDRANYLAKLAARITAMASLSIQGNSHHFDEILFSVKPHPGQQQVATWIRNDLNHAEHPRNADRLQDRYSIRCAPHVIGVLQDSLPWFRQMIENELNSANDNPIIDGQGEHVLHGGHFYGGHIAMAMDSMKTAVANLADLADRQLASLVDTKYSNGLPSNLSMSDESRRYINHGFKAMQIGASAYTAEALKQTMPASVFSRSTECHNQDKVSMGTIASRDAMRVLQLTEQVLATTLLATVQGLRIRIERKELDLESLPAAVQAMHNDICSFFEPLVEDRPMESLLRFTIDAIQTQRWALYQ; the protein is encoded by the coding sequence GTGGCTACCACTAAAGCAACAATTAAGTTTGGCGAATCACGTTTAACGATTGAAGATATCGTTGCAATTGCGAAACAAGAAAAGCACGTCAGTATCAGTGATGCACCAGAATTAACGAATAAAATTGATTCAGCGCTCGCGTTCTTAGATAGCTTATTAAAAGAAGATGGTGTTATCTATGGTGTAACAACAGGTTATGGTGATTCTGTTACAGTAAAAGTACCGCTTCATCTAGTACATGAATTACCATTACACCTTACTCGTTTTCATGGTTGTGGTTTAGGGCAATTATTTAGCACTGTTGAAGGCCGCGCTATTTTAGCTACCCGTCTTAACTCTTTAGCACAAGGCTATTCAGGCGTAAGCTGGGAAATGCTGCATTTACTGGCAGCCTACTTAGAACACGATATTGTTCCAGCTATCCCACAAGAAGGCTCGGTGGGTGCAAGTGGTGACCTTACGCCATTATCTTATGTTGCTGGTGCATTAGTTGGTGAACGTGATGTGTATTATAAAGGTCAGATTCGCAACAGTGGTGAAGTGATGGCTGAGTTGGGTCTAACGCCATTAGTGCTACGACCTAAAGAGGGGCTCGCGATCATGAATGGTACGGCAGTAATGACAGCCGTTGCTTGTTTAGCCTTTGATCGTGCTAACTACCTCGCTAAATTAGCGGCGCGAATTACTGCCATGGCGAGCCTGTCTATTCAAGGTAATAGCCATCATTTCGATGAGATCTTATTTTCGGTAAAACCACACCCAGGTCAGCAACAAGTTGCTACTTGGATCCGTAATGATTTGAATCATGCAGAACACCCACGTAATGCTGACCGTTTACAAGATCGTTATTCGATTCGTTGTGCGCCGCACGTTATCGGGGTATTACAAGATTCACTGCCTTGGTTCCGTCAAATGATTGAGAACGAGCTGAACTCTGCAAATGATAACCCAATTATTGATGGCCAAGGTGAACATGTATTACACGGTGGCCATTTTTACGGTGGTCATATCGCGATGGCAATGGATAGCATGAAAACAGCAGTTGCTAACCTAGCAGATCTTGCTGACCGTCAGTTAGCGTCTTTGGTTGATACCAAATATAGCAACGGCTTGCCATCAAATTTATCAATGAGTGATGAATCACGCCGTTATATTAACCACGGTTTTAAAGCAATGCAGATTGGTGCATCTGCCTACACCGCGGAAGCATTAAAACAGACTATGCCTGCAAGTGTTTTCTCACGCTCGACTGAATGTCATAACCAAGACAAAGTGAGCATGGGCACGATTGCCTCGCGTGATGCAATGCGTGTTTTACAGCTGACTGAGCAAGTATTAGCGACAACATTATTGGCGACAGTACAAGGTCTACGTATTCGTATTGAACGTAAGGAGTTAGATTTAGAAAGCTTACCTGCCGCTGTTCAAGCCATGCATAACGACATTTGCAGCTTCTTCGAACCCTTAGTAGAAGACCGCCCAATGGAAAGTCTATTACGCTTTACAATTGATGCGATTCAAACACAGCGTTGGGCGCTTTATCAATAA
- a CDS encoding membrane associated acyltransferase, whose amino-acid sequence MYKQLNYLWRLLATATCFSLFGVGGLILTLFVFPIQKLCIRDEQAQKRVARKTVHYSFRFFVTTMAFTRIFEFDLRDRAELAQQQGQLILANHPSLIDVVVLLSIIPNADCVVKAHLFSNPFIRGVIKNAGYISNADPEALLDACKSSLEQGNNLIIFPEGTRTVPGEELVFQRGAANIALRCQVPITTVLINVTPSTLTKAEAWYQIPSEKAKFMLQLTRDVPLLSVADATPMSKQVRQYCRELESYFKQELLTHD is encoded by the coding sequence ATGTATAAACAGTTAAATTACCTTTGGCGCTTACTTGCCACTGCGACATGCTTTAGTTTATTTGGCGTTGGTGGCTTAATACTGACATTGTTCGTCTTCCCAATTCAAAAACTGTGTATTCGCGACGAGCAAGCACAAAAACGCGTTGCGCGTAAAACCGTACATTATAGCTTCCGGTTTTTTGTTACCACCATGGCATTTACGCGAATCTTCGAGTTCGATCTGCGTGATAGAGCAGAGCTAGCTCAGCAGCAAGGGCAATTGATCCTGGCTAATCACCCATCATTGATTGATGTGGTCGTGTTGCTTTCTATTATTCCAAATGCTGATTGTGTGGTTAAAGCGCATTTATTTAGTAATCCCTTTATTCGCGGAGTGATTAAAAATGCGGGCTATATTAGTAATGCTGACCCTGAAGCCTTGTTGGATGCATGTAAATCATCATTAGAACAGGGTAACAACTTGATTATTTTTCCTGAAGGTACACGCACAGTACCGGGGGAAGAATTGGTCTTTCAACGTGGCGCAGCCAATATTGCTTTACGTTGTCAGGTGCCAATAACAACCGTATTAATTAATGTAACGCCAAGTACATTAACTAAAGCAGAGGCTTGGTATCAAATTCCAAGTGAAAAAGCTAAATTTATGTTGCAGTTGACGCGTGATGTACCATTGCTTTCAGTTGCAGACGCCACACCAATGAGTAAACAAGTTCGCCAATACTGCCGTGAACTTGAAAGTTATTTTAAACAGGAACTACTGACCCATGACTGA
- a CDS encoding putative glucosyl transferase produces MSYCIVIPNYNHTIVIDKLLGDLAEYKLPVIMINDGSDADSSAFMLGLAEKYSYVTLISHVQNQGKGAAIQTGLKYADSMGFTHAVQVDADGQHNITDINKLVELSQAQPSQLISGQPIYNESVPKHRYYARYLTHVWVWIETLSFDIKDTMCGFRVYPLAETLGLLAKNNNIGEYMAFDTEIMVRLYWDGVNTIFLPTKVNYPENGVSHFRLWEDNVAISWMHTRLFFGMLKRLPQLLLRKFRT; encoded by the coding sequence GTGAGTTATTGCATTGTGATCCCCAATTACAATCACACGATAGTGATTGATAAGTTGTTAGGGGATTTAGCGGAATACAAGTTACCTGTGATCATGATTAATGATGGCAGCGATGCTGACAGTAGCGCATTTATGCTGGGATTAGCGGAAAAATACAGTTATGTCACTTTGATCAGCCATGTGCAGAATCAGGGGAAAGGTGCGGCAATACAAACTGGTCTAAAGTATGCCGATAGTATGGGCTTTACTCACGCTGTTCAAGTGGATGCCGATGGTCAGCATAATATTACCGATATCAATAAATTGGTTGAGTTATCACAGGCACAGCCAAGTCAGTTGATCAGTGGCCAACCTATTTATAATGAATCTGTGCCTAAACACCGTTATTATGCGCGTTATTTAACTCATGTTTGGGTGTGGATTGAAACACTCTCGTTTGACATTAAAGATACCATGTGTGGTTTTCGGGTATATCCATTAGCTGAGACGCTCGGCTTGTTAGCCAAAAATAACAATATTGGCGAATATATGGCGTTTGATACCGAAATTATGGTGCGCTTATATTGGGATGGTGTAAATACCATCTTCTTACCAACCAAGGTTAATTATCCTGAAAATGGCGTTTCACATTTCCGGTTATGGGAAGATAATGTGGCCATTTCATGGATGCACACACGTTTGTTTTTTGGCATGTTAAAACGTTTACCGCAGTTATTATTGCGTAAGTTTAGGACTTAA
- a CDS encoding putative glucosyl transferase has translation MTTTVHWSEMQERGTYIGMKILLLCYRILGRTGLSIILYPVIVYLYFTGGESKKASLNYLGKVAKRKGSLKQPGHREGIKHFYTFAQGAFDKIDAWTGKISIEQVQYSYDEKFKKLLEDNKGAVFIGSHLGNLEVCRTLSVGKYKTRINVLVFTHHAIEFNKIMQKINPNVNVNFIQVSDVGVDLAILLKQRVEAGEKVVIVGDRTSTTSPGRVVYAEFLGQQAPFSQGPFILASLLECPVYYLFCLKDGDKYRLIFEHVSDKLKFARKTRQADIGELINQYAQRLEYFCLLYPYQWFNFFDFWQEDHKVERKK, from the coding sequence ATGACTACCACAGTTCACTGGTCGGAAATGCAAGAGCGGGGTACCTATATAGGTATGAAAATACTGCTGCTTTGCTACCGAATTCTAGGCCGTACTGGTTTATCTATTATTCTTTACCCTGTCATTGTGTATTTGTATTTTACTGGCGGAGAAAGCAAAAAAGCATCTTTAAATTACCTTGGCAAAGTTGCAAAGCGTAAAGGCAGCTTGAAACAACCGGGTCATCGAGAAGGTATTAAGCATTTCTATACTTTTGCCCAAGGCGCATTTGATAAGATAGATGCTTGGACTGGCAAGATTTCGATCGAACAAGTGCAATACAGTTATGATGAAAAATTTAAAAAATTACTCGAAGATAATAAGGGCGCGGTATTTATTGGCTCGCACTTGGGTAATTTAGAAGTATGCCGCACACTCAGTGTTGGTAAGTATAAAACCCGTATTAATGTACTGGTCTTTACTCATCATGCTATTGAGTTTAATAAGATAATGCAAAAGATTAACCCCAATGTGAATGTTAACTTCATTCAAGTGTCTGATGTGGGTGTCGACTTAGCCATTTTATTAAAACAACGTGTAGAAGCGGGTGAGAAGGTCGTTATTGTGGGTGACCGCACCAGTACGACGTCTCCTGGACGAGTTGTTTATGCCGAGTTTTTAGGTCAGCAAGCGCCGTTTTCACAAGGACCATTTATTCTAGCTTCTTTGCTGGAATGTCCTGTGTATTATTTGTTTTGTTTGAAAGACGGTGACAAATATCGCCTTATTTTCGAACATGTATCAGATAAATTGAAGTTTGCACGTAAAACCAGACAAGCCGACATTGGCGAGCTGATTAATCAATACGCACAAAGGTTAGAATACTTTTGTTTGCTGTACCCGTATCAATGGTTTAACTTTTTTGATTTTTGGCAAGAAGACCATAAAGTAGAACGTAAGAAATAG